Proteins from a single region of Electrophorus electricus isolate fEleEle1 chromosome 5, fEleEle1.pri, whole genome shotgun sequence:
- the dpys gene encoding dihydropyrimidinase isoform X1, translating into MTSQSRILIKGGKVVNEDYSEIADVYIENGVIHAVEPDLKVPAGTRVVDAKGKLLMPGGIDTHTHMELAFMGTVAADDFYTGTKAALAGGTTMILDFSIPQKGASLLEAYERWRSIADPKVCCDYSLHVAVTWWSDWVKQEMETLVEEKGVNSFKMFMAYKDVFMLSDQELHAAFSQCKDIGAIAQVHAENGDLIVEGAKRMLKLGITGPEGHEMCRPEEVEAEATQRAITIAHAVNCPLYVVHVMSKSAARVVGNARRNGCVVFGEPIAAGLGTDGTHYWHKDWAHAAGFVMGPPLRPDPSTPGYLMDLLANDDLTVSGTDHCTFSVCQKALGKDDFTKIPNGVNGVEDRMSVIWEKGVHSGKMDENRFVAVTSSNAAKIFNLYPQKGRIAKGSDADLVVWDPKATRLISAKTHHQAVDYNIFEGMVCHGVPLLTISRGMVVYEGGRVMAQPGQGRFIPRKPYADMVYKRIRQREEVRKPSAVARNPYDGLLLNSVTGS; encoded by the exons ATGACAAGCCAAAGCCGAATTTTGATAAAAGGAGGCAAAGTTGTAAATGAGGATTACTCTGAGATTGCTGACGTTTATATTGAAAATGGGGTTATACATGCAGTGGAGCCAGATCTAAAAGTTCCGGCTGGGACGCGAGTCGTCGATGCCAAGGGCAAACTACTGATGCCCGGAGGAATcgacacgcatacacatatgGAATTGGCATTTATGGGCACCGTGGCGGCAGACGACTTCTACACTGGTACAAAG GCTGCATTAGCTGGCGGGACCACCATGATCCTGGACTTCTCCATCCCACAGAAGGGGGCTTCTCTCCTGGAGGCATACGAGAGATGGAGGAGCATAGCCGACCCCAAAGTCTGCTGCGACTACTCCCTTCATGTGGCCGTCACCTGGTGGAGCGATTGG GTGAAGCAAGAGATGGAGACTCTGGTTGAAGAGAAAGGAGTGAACTCTTTCAAGATGTTCATGGCTTATAAAGACGTCTTCATGCTGAGTGACCAGGAACTCCATGCTGCATTCTCCCAGTGTAAGGACATCGGCGCGATTGCTCAGGTGCACGCAGAAAATGGAGACCTTATTGTTGAG ggtgcCAAGCGGATGCTGAAACTGGGCATCACGGGGCCCGAGGGACATGAGATGTGTCGACCTGAGGAGGTGGAGGCCGAGGCGACACAGCGCGCCATCACCATCGCCCACGCCGTCAACTGCCCACTCTATGTCGTTCACGTCATGAGCAAGTCAGCCGCCAGGGTTGTGGGAAACGCCCGGAGAAACG ggtgtgttgTGTTCGGGGAGCCCATAGCAGCCGGCCTGGGCACTGATGGCACTCATTATTGGCACAAGGACTGGGCCCATGCAGCGGGTTTTGTCATGGGCCCACCACTGAGACCAGATCCCAGCACTCCTGGCTACCTGATGGACCTTCTCGCTAA TGATGATCTGACTGTGAGCGGCACAGACCACTGCACGTTTTCGGTGTGTCAGAAAGCTCTGGGCAAGGACGACTTCACCAAAATCCCCAACGGGGTGAATGGGGTGGAGGACCGGATGTCTGTCATATGGGAGAAGGGTGTG CACAGTGGTAAAATGGACGAAAATCGATTTGTAGCCGTCACCAGCAGCAACGCGGCAAAAATCTTCAACCTTTATCCCCAGAAAGGGAGGATTGCCAAGGGCTCTGATGCAGACCTGGTCGTTTGGGATCCCAAAGCCACGAG GTTGATTTCGGCAAAGACCCACCACCAGGCTGTGGACTACAACATCTTCGAGGGTATGGTGTGCCACGGGGTTCCACTGCTGACCATCTCCAGAGGGATGGTGGTGTATGAAGGGGGCCGCGTGATGGCCCAGCCAGGTCAGGGCCGGTTTATACCACGCAAGCCCTACGCTGACATGGTGTATAAGAGGATCAGGCAGAGGGAGGAG GTGAGGAAGCCTAGCGCAGTGGCGAGGAATCCCTACGATG gGCTACTGTTGAACTCAGTGACTGGTTCCTAG
- the dpys gene encoding dihydropyrimidinase isoform X2: MTSQSRILIKGGKVVNEDYSEIADVYIENGVIHAVEPDLKVPAGTRVVDAKGKLLMPGGIDTHTHMELAFMGTVAADDFYTGTKAALAGGTTMILDFSIPQKGASLLEAYERWRSIADPKVCCDYSLHVAVTWWSDWVKQEMETLVEEKGVNSFKMFMAYKDVFMLSDQELHAAFSQCKDIGAIAQVHAENGDLIVEGAKRMLKLGITGPEGHEMCRPEEVEAEATQRAITIAHAVNCPLYVVHVMSKSAARVVGNARRNGCVVFGEPIAAGLGTDGTHYWHKDWAHAAGFVMGPPLRPDPSTPGYLMDLLANDDLTVSGTDHCTFSVCQKALGKDDFTKIPNGVNGVEDRMSVIWEKGVHSGKMDENRFVAVTSSNAAKIFNLYPQKGRIAKGSDADLVVWDPKATRLISAKTHHQAVDYNIFEGMVCHGVPLLTISRGMVVYEGGRVMAQPGQGRFIPRKPYADMVYKRIRQREEVRKPSAVARNPYDGEIISLA; this comes from the exons ATGACAAGCCAAAGCCGAATTTTGATAAAAGGAGGCAAAGTTGTAAATGAGGATTACTCTGAGATTGCTGACGTTTATATTGAAAATGGGGTTATACATGCAGTGGAGCCAGATCTAAAAGTTCCGGCTGGGACGCGAGTCGTCGATGCCAAGGGCAAACTACTGATGCCCGGAGGAATcgacacgcatacacatatgGAATTGGCATTTATGGGCACCGTGGCGGCAGACGACTTCTACACTGGTACAAAG GCTGCATTAGCTGGCGGGACCACCATGATCCTGGACTTCTCCATCCCACAGAAGGGGGCTTCTCTCCTGGAGGCATACGAGAGATGGAGGAGCATAGCCGACCCCAAAGTCTGCTGCGACTACTCCCTTCATGTGGCCGTCACCTGGTGGAGCGATTGG GTGAAGCAAGAGATGGAGACTCTGGTTGAAGAGAAAGGAGTGAACTCTTTCAAGATGTTCATGGCTTATAAAGACGTCTTCATGCTGAGTGACCAGGAACTCCATGCTGCATTCTCCCAGTGTAAGGACATCGGCGCGATTGCTCAGGTGCACGCAGAAAATGGAGACCTTATTGTTGAG ggtgcCAAGCGGATGCTGAAACTGGGCATCACGGGGCCCGAGGGACATGAGATGTGTCGACCTGAGGAGGTGGAGGCCGAGGCGACACAGCGCGCCATCACCATCGCCCACGCCGTCAACTGCCCACTCTATGTCGTTCACGTCATGAGCAAGTCAGCCGCCAGGGTTGTGGGAAACGCCCGGAGAAACG ggtgtgttgTGTTCGGGGAGCCCATAGCAGCCGGCCTGGGCACTGATGGCACTCATTATTGGCACAAGGACTGGGCCCATGCAGCGGGTTTTGTCATGGGCCCACCACTGAGACCAGATCCCAGCACTCCTGGCTACCTGATGGACCTTCTCGCTAA TGATGATCTGACTGTGAGCGGCACAGACCACTGCACGTTTTCGGTGTGTCAGAAAGCTCTGGGCAAGGACGACTTCACCAAAATCCCCAACGGGGTGAATGGGGTGGAGGACCGGATGTCTGTCATATGGGAGAAGGGTGTG CACAGTGGTAAAATGGACGAAAATCGATTTGTAGCCGTCACCAGCAGCAACGCGGCAAAAATCTTCAACCTTTATCCCCAGAAAGGGAGGATTGCCAAGGGCTCTGATGCAGACCTGGTCGTTTGGGATCCCAAAGCCACGAG GTTGATTTCGGCAAAGACCCACCACCAGGCTGTGGACTACAACATCTTCGAGGGTATGGTGTGCCACGGGGTTCCACTGCTGACCATCTCCAGAGGGATGGTGGTGTATGAAGGGGGCCGCGTGATGGCCCAGCCAGGTCAGGGCCGGTTTATACCACGCAAGCCCTACGCTGACATGGTGTATAAGAGGATCAGGCAGAGGGAGGAG GTGAGGAAGCCTAGCGCAGTGGCGAGGAATCCCTACGATGGTGAGATCATATCTTTGGcataa
- the LOC113577068 gene encoding dendritic cell-specific transmembrane protein, whose product MGSNFQASLCKLLPDACTSDTAMSRLSCMERALLLISCLITSLMLALLLLLALHVPFLYGFEVSVPVTGVLWLCVTLATCFSLRARCFGILLLISISLKEGRNLLITAGTTAIVFLNIQNSLRNLRGLAKSLLCTMEEKLLDVDVSPLSNYIQLLKCVASQLMQAIKEKPNVFGRYYTSFTLTPTVHSQNFKDKIAEAERTLNKTTENVLVAIDTASSVAKIVSPALGILLLFVFTALYLRRFRSDREHNIFITRNFLKYDEEQRLLGKPSVFPLSRKESERYIMVPSARFTRREAKTMLKFSFPIVTHSMTWMFFIGVDALLYWIITILRRQLEELQPLHVPVVLNEKKEILVAGVGFNEDQKVYNFSYDVFIFEKKCLPAPELWLYKSLMPLSGILALLVLLVVVSSKLDQLRVLVSEQFFADVAEERIAALHAKILSRRSKWKVQTIQPSLKSFVTQLRFWFPILLSSETQHEENSMKFVFS is encoded by the exons ATGGGGTCAAACTTCCAAGCGAGCCTGTGTAAGCTTTTGCCCGACGCTTGCACCTCAGACACAGCCATGAGCAGGCTGAGCTGCATGGAGAGGGCTCTTCTGCTCATCTCCTGTCTGATCACCAGCCTCATGCTGGCTTTGCTTCTCCTCCTTGCTCTCCATGTGCCCTTTCTCTATGGCTTCGAGgtctctgtccctgtcactgGTGTGCTCTGGCTCTGCGTGACGCTGGCCACGTGCTTTTCTCTGAGAGCCCGCTGTTTCGGGATTCTGTTGCTGATCTCCATCAGTTTGAAGGAGGGCAGGAATCTGCTCATCACGGCTGGGACGACGGCAATTGTCTTCTTGAACATTCAGAACTCACTGAGGAACCTCAGGGGACTGGCGAAGAGTCTCTTGTGCACTATGGAGGAAAAGTTGCTGGATGTCGACGTTTCTCCACTTAGCAATTACATCCAATTGTTAAAATGTGTAGCGAGCCAACTTATGCAAGCCATCAAAGAGAAGCCGAATGTTTTTGGCAGGTACTACACAAGCTTCACACTTACACCAACTGTGCACTCGCAGAACTTCAAAGATAAAATAGCTGAAGCTGAAAGGACGCTGAACAAGACCACCGAGAATGTGCTGGTGGCCATCGATACAGCTTCCTCAGTGGCAAAGATAGTGTCTCCAGCCTTGGGCATTCTGCTGCTCTTCGTCTTCACGGCCCTGTATCTGAGAAGGTTTCGTTCTGACAGAGAGCACAACATCTTCATCACCCGAAACTTTCTGAAGTACGATGAAGAACAGCGACTGCTGGGGAAGCCCTCCGTCTTCCCGCTCAGCCGGAAGGAGTCAGAACGTTACATCATGGTTCCGTCAGCTAGGTTCACGAGGAGGGAGGCAAAAACCATGCTAAAATTTAGTTTCCCGATCGTAACCCACAGTATGACCTGGATGTTCTTCATAGGAGTGGATGCTCTGCTGTACTGGATCATCACCATTCTTAGAAGGCAACTGGAGGAGCTGCAACCCCTTCATGTCCCTGTGGTGCTAAATGAGAAG AAGGAAATACTTGTTGCAGGTGTTGGCTTCAATGAAGACCAAAAGGTGTACAACTTTTCCTATGATGTGTTCATCTTTGAAAAGAAGTGTTTACCAGCCCCAGAACTGTGGCTGTACAAATCACTCATGCCACTGTCAGGCATTCTCGCCTTGCTGGTTCTTTTGGTTGTGGTATCTTCAAAGCTTGACCAGCTGAGGGTCCTGGTGTCTGAACAATTCTTTGCTGATGTTGCTGAGGAGAGGATTGCAGCGCTTCATGCAAAGATCCTGAGCAGGAGGTCCAAGTGGAAGGTCCAGACTATACAACCAAGCCTGAAATCATTTGTGACTCAG CTCAGGTTTTGGTTCCCCATTTTATTGTCATCAGAAACACAACATGAAGAAAATTCCATGAAGTTTGTTTTCAGCTGA